A single region of the Musa acuminata AAA Group cultivar baxijiao chromosome BXJ1-11, Cavendish_Baxijiao_AAA, whole genome shotgun sequence genome encodes:
- the LOC103970248 gene encoding small ribosomal subunit protein eS17: protein MGRVRTKTVKKSSRQVIERYYSRMTLDFHTNKKILEEVAIIPSKRLRNKIAGFSTHLMRRIQRGPVRGISLKLQEEERERRMDFVPDESAIKVDQIVVDKETIDMLGTLGMADLPGVEKQPDAPAGTGYPTRPGGYGGRRI, encoded by the coding sequence ATGGGCCGCGTTCGGACGAAGACGGTGAAGAAGTCCTCACGGCAAGTGATCGAGCGATACTACTCGCGGATGACGCTCGACTTCCACACGAACAAGAAGATTCTGGAGGAGGTGGCGATCATCCCTTcgaagcgcctccgcaacaagaTCGCCGGATTCTCCACTCACCTCATGCGCCGGATCCAGCGTGGCCCCGTTCGCGGCATCTCCCTCAAGCTCCAAGAGGAGGAGCGCGAGCGCCGCATGGACTTCGTCCCCGACGAGTCCGCCATCAAGGTGGACCAGATTGTGGTCGACAAGGAGACCATAGACATGCTCGGCACCCTCGGCATGGCTGACCTCCCCGGTGTCGAGAAGCAGCCCGATGCGCCGGCGGGGACTGGGTACCCGACCCGCCCTGGTGGGTACGGCGGCCGCAGGATCTGA